A genomic window from Flavobacterium azooxidireducens includes:
- a CDS encoding alpha-ketoacid dehydrogenase subunit alpha/beta produces the protein MLEKNILKKAFSTMATAKTMAELYEDNFKIVSKYVHATSRGHEAIQIAMAMHLLPQDYAFPYYRDDAMLLGIGMQPYDLMLQLMAKKDDPFSGGRTYYCHPSIKDVDKPKIPHQSSATGMQAIPATGAAMGFWYKENTGIQDDNELKPIVVCSLGDASVTEGEIAEAFQMAALKQLPILYLVQDNGWDISANAAETRAQNAFEYAKGFHGIEAISIDGANFTESYLALEKVVKTIREERRPFLVHAKVPLLNHHTSGVRMEWYRDDLEEAKSRDPYPVLIQQLLDAGFSKEEIQEIEQSVKTLVQQDFDKAQQAEDPQPEDLFTHDFAPTPVIEEVGERNPSREEKVVMVDCALFAVEELMKKHSECLLYGQDVGGRLGGVFREAATLAQKFGDERVFNTPIQEAFIVGSTVGMSAVGLKPIVEVQFADYIWPGLNQLFTEVSRSCYLSNGKWPVSMILRVPIGAYGSGGPYHSSSVESVLTNIRGIKIAYPSNGADLKGLMKAAYYDPNPVVILEHKGLYWSKVKGTDFARVNEPSEDYMLPFGKANIVQEIWEQETAETMTIITYGMGVHWALNASSNIKNQVEIIDLRTLYPLDEEAIFKSVKKAKKCLIVTEEPTNNSFARSLAGLIQENCFKHLDAPVMVIGSENMPAIPLNSTLEFTMIPNVDKVRAKMEELLNY, from the coding sequence ATGTTAGAAAAAAATATCCTGAAAAAAGCCTTTTCAACAATGGCAACCGCCAAAACGATGGCTGAATTGTATGAAGATAATTTCAAAATTGTTTCCAAATACGTTCACGCCACTTCACGCGGTCACGAAGCCATTCAAATTGCGATGGCGATGCACTTATTGCCACAAGATTATGCTTTCCCATATTACCGTGACGATGCAATGTTACTCGGAATTGGGATGCAACCTTATGATTTAATGTTGCAACTAATGGCCAAAAAAGATGACCCGTTTTCAGGAGGTCGAACCTATTATTGTCACCCCAGTATAAAAGATGTTGATAAGCCGAAAATTCCTCATCAATCTTCTGCAACCGGAATGCAAGCCATTCCTGCGACCGGAGCTGCAATGGGTTTTTGGTATAAAGAAAATACAGGAATTCAAGATGACAATGAACTAAAACCAATTGTCGTTTGTTCTCTCGGCGATGCTTCCGTAACCGAAGGCGAAATTGCCGAAGCCTTTCAAATGGCAGCGTTAAAACAATTACCTATTTTATATTTAGTCCAAGATAATGGCTGGGATATTTCGGCAAACGCTGCAGAAACCCGAGCTCAAAATGCCTTTGAATACGCCAAAGGTTTTCACGGAATCGAAGCCATTTCGATAGACGGAGCAAACTTCACCGAAAGTTATTTGGCTCTTGAAAAAGTGGTCAAAACCATTCGTGAAGAACGTCGTCCGTTTTTGGTTCACGCCAAAGTTCCGTTGTTAAATCACCATACTTCCGGCGTTCGGATGGAGTGGTACCGAGACGATTTGGAAGAAGCAAAATCCCGTGATCCATATCCGGTTTTGATTCAACAACTCCTCGATGCCGGATTTTCAAAAGAGGAAATTCAAGAAATTGAGCAATCGGTTAAAACACTTGTTCAACAAGATTTTGATAAAGCCCAACAAGCTGAAGATCCACAACCCGAAGATTTATTCACACACGATTTTGCACCAACTCCCGTAATAGAGGAAGTAGGCGAGCGAAATCCATCCCGCGAGGAAAAAGTCGTGATGGTCGATTGTGCCTTATTTGCCGTTGAAGAATTAATGAAAAAGCATTCTGAATGTTTGTTGTACGGACAAGATGTGGGCGGACGTTTAGGCGGCGTTTTCCGTGAAGCAGCCACTTTAGCACAGAAATTTGGCGATGAACGTGTTTTTAACACCCCGATTCAAGAAGCATTTATCGTCGGTTCAACGGTCGGAATGTCAGCCGTTGGGTTAAAACCGATTGTTGAGGTGCAATTCGCCGATTATATTTGGCCGGGCTTGAATCAGTTGTTCACCGAAGTCAGCCGTTCCTGTTATTTATCTAACGGAAAATGGCCTGTGAGTATGATTTTGCGTGTGCCAATTGGTGCCTACGGAAGTGGCGGACCGTATCATTCGTCTTCGGTAGAAAGTGTGTTAACCAACATTCGCGGAATCAAAATCGCCTACCCAAGCAACGGTGCCGATTTAAAAGGGTTGATGAAAGCCGCTTATTACGACCCGAATCCGGTTGTGATTTTGGAGCACAAAGGATTGTATTGGAGCAAAGTCAAAGGAACCGATTTCGCCCGCGTAAACGAACCAAGCGAAGATTATATGTTACCATTCGGAAAAGCCAATATCGTTCAAGAAATTTGGGAACAAGAAACGGCTGAAACCATGACGATTATAACTTATGGAATGGGCGTTCACTGGGCTTTAAATGCTTCATCAAACATCAAAAATCAAGTAGAAATCATCGATTTGCGGACGTTGTATCCGTTAGATGAAGAAGCCATTTTCAAATCCGTTAAAAAAGCCAAAAAGTGTTTGATTGTCACCGAAGAACCCACCAATAATTCGTTTGCACGCAGCCTAGCCGGACTCATTCAGGAAAATTGTTTCAAACACCTCGATGCACCCGTAATGGTCATCGGATCCGAAAATATGCCAGCGATTCCGTTAAATAGCACGTTAGAATTTACGATGATTCCAAATGTGGATAAGGTTCGTGCTAAGATGGAGGAGTTGTTGAATTATTAG
- a CDS encoding branched-chain amino acid aminotransferase, with the protein MQEVMTEIKVKKAAHSTVGEVDLNNIVMGKKFTDHMFVCDYQDGEWKNPRIEPLQLIPTHPAAMALHYGQAIFEGMKATLGKEGTPLLFRPYENAKRLNFSANRMGMPSFPEELFVEALKQFTALEKQWIPTKEGSALYLRPFMYADEAFIGMRAATSFKFMVIASPAGPFFSRKIKLYAEKKYVRAVNGGTGEAKAAGNYAAAIRPTEYAKAKSYDQVLWLDAHDFEYIQEVGTMNIFFKIDGKFITPDLSGSILSGITRMSVIDLLRSKGFEVIEKPIKISEIIEASKNGTLEEAFGTGTAVGIAMIEEIGNNDFTIKFPENNPVSVMVNDTLNAIKLQKEEDQFGWIVEAK; encoded by the coding sequence ATGCAAGAAGTAATGACAGAAATTAAAGTAAAAAAAGCAGCACATTCAACAGTCGGAGAAGTTGATTTAAACAACATCGTGATGGGAAAAAAATTCACAGATCATATGTTTGTTTGCGATTATCAAGACGGCGAGTGGAAAAATCCGCGAATTGAACCGTTACAACTCATTCCAACTCACCCAGCCGCTATGGCTTTGCACTATGGTCAAGCGATTTTTGAAGGAATGAAAGCCACGTTGGGAAAAGAAGGAACGCCTTTATTATTCCGTCCTTATGAAAATGCAAAACGTTTAAATTTCAGTGCCAACCGAATGGGAATGCCTTCTTTTCCGGAGGAACTATTTGTAGAAGCTTTGAAACAATTCACCGCTTTGGAAAAACAATGGATTCCAACCAAAGAAGGAAGTGCTTTGTACTTACGGCCGTTTATGTATGCCGACGAAGCATTCATCGGAATGCGTGCCGCAACCAGTTTTAAATTTATGGTGATTGCCTCTCCAGCCGGACCATTTTTCAGCAGAAAAATTAAATTATATGCCGAGAAGAAATACGTTCGTGCCGTGAATGGTGGAACAGGAGAAGCCAAAGCAGCCGGAAATTATGCAGCCGCTATTCGTCCCACAGAATACGCCAAAGCAAAATCATATGATCAAGTATTGTGGCTAGATGCTCACGATTTTGAGTACATCCAAGAAGTTGGAACCATGAATATCTTCTTTAAAATTGACGGTAAATTTATCACCCCAGATTTGAGTGGTTCTATTTTATCAGGAATTACTCGAATGAGTGTAATTGATTTGTTGCGTTCCAAAGGCTTTGAAGTAATCGAAAAACCAATCAAAATTTCCGAAATCATCGAAGCATCCAAAAACGGAACTTTAGAAGAAGCGTTCGGAACCGGTACAGCCGTTGGAATTGCGATGATTGAAGAAATTGGCAACAATGATTTTACAATTAAATTCCCTGAAAATAATCCGGTTTCGGTTATGGTAAATGATACACTAAACGCTATAAAACTTCAAAAAGAAGAAGACCAATTCGGTTGGATTGTTGAAGCGAAGTAA
- a CDS encoding dihydrolipoamide acetyltransferase family protein, whose translation MPIIEFKMPKMGESISEATIINWTKNVGDYIEAEETLLEVATDKVDSEVPSPVSGTITEIRFQKDVVVEVGTVLALIDSNGKQEPRSKSQEIITANVESQPEVTKPSNIEFKQVRTNPDAFLSPLIISIAQKENLSVEEVQSIPGSGLDGRIQKSDVFNYLKNRKYPLQSKPISENRQPTTFPKPKINFIEGKDRIVEMDRMRKMIADHMVYSKQTSPHVTSYLEADVTNLVNWRNENKDKFQQKYGEKLTFTPIFIDAVAKAIQDFPLINVSVDEDKIIVHKDINIGMATALPTGNLIVSVVKKANEKDIVSIAKEVNQLAQNARNNKLKPEDIQGSTFTISNVGTFGSLMGTPIINQPEVAILALGIIKKRPEVITTEKGDEIAIRSMMFLSLSFDHRVVDGFLGGSFLKRVGDNLEQFSTNIKI comes from the coding sequence ATGCCAATAATTGAATTCAAAATGCCCAAAATGGGCGAAAGCATATCAGAAGCCACCATCATTAATTGGACAAAAAACGTTGGTGATTATATCGAAGCGGAAGAAACCTTGCTGGAAGTCGCCACCGATAAAGTGGACAGCGAAGTACCATCACCAGTTTCGGGAACAATCACCGAAATTCGTTTTCAAAAAGATGTTGTCGTAGAAGTTGGAACTGTTTTGGCGTTGATTGATTCCAATGGGAAGCAAGAGCCAAGAAGCAAGAGCCAAGAAATTATTACTGCTAATGTTGAATCTCAACCAGAAGTAACCAAACCCTCTAATATTGAATTTAAACAAGTAAGAACCAATCCAGATGCTTTTCTTTCTCCTTTAATCATCAGTATTGCTCAGAAAGAAAATCTTTCCGTAGAAGAAGTTCAAAGTATTCCCGGCTCAGGTTTGGATGGAAGAATTCAAAAAAGTGATGTTTTCAACTATTTAAAAAACAGAAAATACCCGCTACAGTCAAAACCGATATCAGAGAACCGACAACCGACAACCTTTCCTAAACCTAAAATCAATTTTATAGAAGGAAAAGACCGAATTGTGGAAATGGATCGTATGCGGAAAATGATTGCCGATCATATGGTTTATTCCAAGCAAACTTCGCCACACGTAACCTCTTATTTGGAAGCTGATGTGACAAATTTGGTGAATTGGCGAAATGAAAATAAAGATAAATTTCAGCAGAAATACGGCGAAAAACTAACATTTACACCCATATTTATTGATGCGGTGGCAAAAGCGATTCAAGATTTTCCATTAATTAATGTGTCAGTCGATGAAGATAAAATCATTGTACATAAAGACATCAATATCGGAATGGCAACAGCTTTACCAACCGGAAATTTAATTGTTTCAGTAGTCAAAAAAGCGAATGAAAAAGATATCGTTTCAATTGCTAAGGAAGTAAATCAGTTAGCACAAAATGCTCGAAATAATAAACTTAAACCCGAAGATATTCAAGGAAGTACATTCACTATTTCCAACGTTGGAACGTTTGGAAGCCTAATGGGAACACCTATCATCAATCAACCGGAAGTCGCCATTTTAGCCTTGGGGATCATCAAAAAAAGACCTGAAGTTATTACAACAGAAAAAGGAGACGAAATCGCCATCAGAAGTATGATGTTTTTATCCTTATCCTTTGATCATAGAGTAGTGGATGGATTTTTAGGAGGATCATTCTTAAAAAGAGTGGGGGATAATTTGGAACAATTTAGTACGAATATAAAAATATAA
- a CDS encoding acyltransferase — protein MIYEFKGFIPVIHESSFIHPQAAVTGNVIIGKNVYVGPGAAIRGDWGEIIIEDGCNVQENCTIHMFPGKSMILKEGAHIGHGAIIHGANIGRNCLVGMNAVIMDDANVGDECIVGALAFVKAGMQIPNRKMVVGNPAVIIKDVSDEMIDWKTKGTALYQQLPSECYESLKEVEPLREIPENRPTQEKIYDIFKK, from the coding sequence ATGATCTACGAATTCAAAGGGTTCATCCCCGTCATACACGAAAGCAGTTTTATCCATCCGCAAGCAGCAGTCACGGGTAATGTGATTATTGGAAAAAATGTCTATGTCGGTCCTGGAGCAGCAATTCGTGGCGATTGGGGTGAAATCATTATTGAAGATGGTTGCAATGTCCAGGAAAATTGTACCATTCATATGTTTCCGGGTAAGTCAATGATTTTGAAAGAAGGAGCACATATAGGTCACGGAGCCATCATTCACGGAGCCAATATTGGTAGAAATTGTTTGGTAGGAATGAATGCGGTCATTATGGATGATGCCAATGTGGGAGACGAATGTATCGTCGGAGCATTAGCATTTGTAAAAGCAGGAATGCAAATTCCAAATCGCAAAATGGTTGTTGGAAATCCGGCAGTCATCATCAAAGATGTTTCCGATGAAATGATTGATTGGAAAACCAAAGGAACAGCATTGTATCAACAATTGCCGTCAGAATGTTACGAATCATTGAAAGAAGTTGAGCCATTGCGTGAAATACCGGAGAATCGTCCAACGCAGGAAAAAATATACGATATTTTTAAAAAATAA
- a CDS encoding enoyl-CoA hydratase/isomerase family protein, whose protein sequence is MKEPYVKYNIQNNIATIEFFHPEQNSLPSDVLKDLANTITEAGNNDEVRVIILKSGGDRTFCAGASFKELIAINDAETGKIFFSGFANVINAMRKCPKFIIGRIQGKTVGGGVGIASATDYCMATKFASIKLSELNVGIGPFVVSPAIERKMGVSAMSQIAIDANTFYDANWAREKGLYASVFETIEELDEAVQKFAEHLCTYNPEAMLEMKNIFWRGTDDWDNLLAERAAISGRLVLSDFTKETLKKFK, encoded by the coding sequence ATGAAAGAACCTTACGTAAAATACAACATACAAAATAACATTGCCACCATCGAGTTTTTTCATCCCGAACAAAACTCATTACCAAGTGATGTATTAAAAGATTTAGCCAACACCATCACAGAAGCCGGAAACAACGACGAAGTAAGAGTCATCATCCTCAAAAGTGGCGGCGACCGAACTTTTTGTGCCGGAGCCAGTTTTAAAGAACTAATCGCAATCAACGATGCCGAAACCGGAAAAATATTCTTCTCCGGATTTGCCAATGTCATCAACGCTATGCGAAAATGTCCGAAATTTATCATCGGAAGAATTCAAGGAAAAACAGTAGGTGGCGGAGTCGGAATCGCTTCCGCAACCGATTATTGTATGGCTACAAAATTCGCTTCAATAAAATTAAGTGAACTCAATGTCGGAATTGGACCTTTTGTGGTTTCTCCGGCAATTGAACGTAAAATGGGTGTTTCAGCGATGTCACAAATCGCCATCGATGCCAACACCTTTTACGATGCCAATTGGGCGAGAGAGAAAGGTTTGTATGCTTCCGTTTTTGAAACCATCGAAGAATTAGACGAAGCCGTTCAAAAATTTGCAGAACACCTTTGCACCTATAATCCGGAAGCAATGTTGGAAATGAAAAATATTTTCTGGCGAGGCACCGACGATTGGGATAATCTATTAGCCGAAAGAGCCGCCATCAGCGGACGTTTGGTGTTATCAGATTTCACAAAAGAAACGTTGAAGAAGTTTAAATAA
- the paaZ gene encoding phenylacetic acid degradation bifunctional protein PaaZ: MNKTQHYILGKWTTGTGEGIPSFDAVTGEFIASTTVEGLDIPAILHYGRTKGGEKLRKMTFQERGNMIKSLAMYLTKRKEQFYEISYRTGATRVDSWIDIEGGFGNLFANASLRKLFPNQPYHVEGDPIDLSKGGRFMAHHILVPKKGVAIHINAFNFPIWGMLEKCAVNWMAGMPAVVLPAPVTAYLTEAVVQEIIASNILPEGALQLISGTTKNIFDTVESQDVITFTGSAATGRLLKAHPRIIQESVPFTMEADSLNASILGEDAIPGTPEFDLFINQARSEITVKCGQKCTAIRRMIVPEKLIDDVQIALAKSLDKVTIGDPRLKEVRMGALVSKAQADVLKNRVNELAQTASIVYGDFDKINIIGANEKGAFVSPIVLREDKPFQNLSVHETEAFGPVSTIMPYKTLEEAIELAQMGKGSLVSSIVTNSDEIAKEYVVNAASHHGRILVLNRENAKQSTGHGSPLPLLVHGGPGRAGGGEEMGGVRGIKHYMQRCAIQGSPTTLTEITGIYQPNSAYKEISQHPFQYHWEDIQPGMSLKTHKRTVTDTDIINFANLTWDHFYAHTDITSLDGSIFEKRTAHGYFILAAAAGLFVYPNKGPVAANYGLEECRFLRPIYHNDTIYVRLTCKQKIERDVASAGHPSGIVKWFVEVFDAENELVAIATILTMVQKKQEVFVEMTDEKIAECLNKLTEDTKPQWGILTPQHLLEHLEHGYRIMSGEIQDFEIATPEKILDKVHNSLYNYDKFPKGTAFPTMKKGELEDLIHPDFATAKQKFIEAREAYKTFFKENPEAVQKNMVFGNLNKYESYLLERKHLNHHFEQFNIL, from the coding sequence ATGAACAAAACACAACATTACATACTCGGAAAATGGACCACCGGAACCGGCGAAGGAATTCCTTCATTCGATGCCGTTACAGGAGAATTTATCGCTTCCACAACAGTAGAAGGATTAGATATTCCTGCCATTTTGCATTACGGAAGAACTAAAGGTGGAGAAAAACTCCGCAAAATGACCTTTCAAGAGCGTGGAAATATGATTAAAAGTTTGGCGATGTATTTAACCAAACGCAAAGAACAATTCTACGAAATCAGTTACCGCACCGGAGCAACCCGAGTAGATTCGTGGATTGATATCGAAGGAGGTTTCGGAAATTTATTTGCCAACGCATCCTTACGAAAATTATTTCCCAACCAACCCTATCACGTAGAAGGAGATCCAATCGACTTGTCCAAAGGTGGTAGATTTATGGCTCATCACATTTTAGTGCCAAAAAAAGGAGTTGCTATTCACATTAATGCTTTCAATTTCCCGATTTGGGGAATGTTAGAAAAATGTGCCGTCAATTGGATGGCCGGAATGCCGGCAGTAGTTTTACCAGCACCGGTAACCGCTTATTTGACCGAAGCAGTCGTACAAGAAATCATCGCCTCAAACATACTTCCCGAAGGAGCTTTACAACTCATCAGCGGAACAACAAAAAATATATTCGATACAGTTGAAAGTCAGGACGTAATTACCTTCACAGGTTCAGCCGCAACAGGTAGATTATTAAAAGCTCATCCGAGAATTATTCAAGAATCTGTTCCGTTTACTATGGAAGCAGATTCTTTAAATGCCTCTATCTTAGGCGAAGATGCAATTCCCGGAACACCCGAATTTGACTTATTCATCAACCAAGCCAGAAGCGAAATTACCGTGAAATGCGGACAAAAATGTACCGCAATCCGTCGAATGATTGTCCCCGAAAAATTAATAGATGACGTTCAAATCGCTCTCGCAAAATCATTAGATAAAGTAACCATCGGCGACCCGAGATTGAAAGAAGTTCGAATGGGAGCTTTAGTAAGCAAAGCCCAAGCCGATGTATTGAAAAACAGAGTAAATGAATTAGCACAAACGGCTTCAATAGTTTACGGAGATTTCGATAAAATAAACATCATCGGTGCCAATGAAAAAGGTGCTTTTGTGAGTCCGATTGTCTTGAGAGAAGACAAACCTTTTCAAAATTTATCGGTTCACGAAACAGAAGCATTCGGACCTGTTTCAACCATAATGCCCTACAAAACGTTGGAAGAAGCAATCGAATTAGCCCAAATGGGTAAAGGTTCGTTAGTGTCATCCATCGTAACCAATTCAGACGAAATTGCCAAAGAATATGTGGTTAATGCCGCTTCTCACCACGGAAGAATATTAGTCCTAAATCGTGAAAACGCTAAACAAAGCACCGGTCACGGTTCGCCATTACCCTTGTTAGTTCACGGCGGACCCGGTCGTGCCGGAGGCGGAGAAGAGATGGGTGGCGTTCGTGGAATCAAACATTATATGCAACGTTGTGCCATTCAAGGTTCGCCAACCACATTAACGGAAATCACCGGAATTTATCAACCGAATTCGGCTTACAAAGAAATTTCGCAACACCCGTTTCAATACCATTGGGAAGATATTCAACCCGGAATGTCGCTCAAAACACATAAACGCACAGTCACCGATACCGACATCATCAATTTTGCCAATTTAACGTGGGATCATTTTTATGCTCACACCGATATCACTTCGTTAGACGGAAGCATTTTTGAAAAACGAACCGCTCACGGTTATTTCATTTTAGCCGCCGCCGCCGGATTATTCGTTTATCCAAACAAAGGACCGGTTGCTGCCAATTACGGGCTCGAAGAATGCCGATTTTTACGACCAATTTACCACAACGATACCATTTATGTTCGCCTAACGTGTAAACAGAAAATTGAACGCGATGTCGCTTCAGCCGGACATCCTAGCGGAATTGTAAAATGGTTTGTGGAGGTTTTTGATGCCGAAAACGAATTGGTTGCCATCGCTACGATTTTAACAATGGTGCAGAAAAAGCAAGAAGTTTTTGTTGAAATGACCGATGAAAAAATTGCAGAATGCCTGAATAAATTAACCGAAGACACCAAACCGCAATGGGGAATTTTAACGCCGCAACACCTTTTGGAACATTTGGAACACGGTTACAGAATTATGTCGGGTGAAATTCAAGATTTCGAAATTGCAACGCCCGAAAAGATTTTGGATAAAGTGCACAATTCATTGTACAATTACGATAAATTCCCAAAAGGAACCGCTTTTCCAACAATGAAAAAAGGAGAATTGGAAGACTTAATCCACCCCGATTTTGCCACCGCCAAACAAAAATTCATCGAAGCCAGAGAAGCCTACAAAACATTTTTCAAAGAAAATCCTGAAGCCGTTCAGAAAAATATGGTTTTCGGAAATTTAAATAAATACGAATCCTATTTACTGGAAAGAAAACATTTGAACCATCATTTTGAACAATTTAATATTTTATAA
- the pcaF gene encoding 3-oxoadipyl-CoA thiolase: MEAYIIDGVRTPIGSYQGTLSAVRPDDLGALVIKTVVEKNPNIPKEAYDDVIMGCANQAGEDNRNVARMSLLLAGLPHSVPGETVNRLCSSGLSAIIHANRAIKAGDGHIFIAGGIENMTRGPLVVSKPSAAFGTDSKMYDSSFGWRFINPKMHQQYGTDAMGETAENLVEKYNISREDQDAFAYNSQMKAVAAQQSGRLAKEIVAVEIPQRKGDPILFSKDEFVKPNSTLEGLSKLRPAFRKEGSVTAGNASGLNDGAAATIIASEEAVKKYNLKPLARIVSSAVVGVEPRIMGIGPVEATNKALEKAGLTLADMDIIELNEAFAAQVLACTRAWGIADNDPRLNPNGGSIAIGHPLGVTGARIAYSAALELQLTGKRYALITMCIGVGQGYAAIIERA; the protein is encoded by the coding sequence ATGGAAGCATACATCATAGACGGAGTCCGCACTCCAATCGGAAGTTATCAAGGAACCTTATCAGCCGTTCGCCCGGACGATTTAGGAGCTTTGGTCATCAAAACTGTGGTAGAAAAAAATCCAAACATTCCAAAGGAAGCTTACGACGATGTCATCATGGGTTGTGCAAACCAAGCAGGTGAAGATAACCGAAATGTAGCCAGAATGTCGCTATTATTAGCCGGATTACCACATTCAGTACCGGGTGAAACCGTAAACCGTTTGTGCAGTTCCGGATTATCAGCTATAATTCACGCCAACAGAGCGATAAAAGCAGGAGACGGTCACATTTTTATTGCAGGCGGAATCGAAAATATGACTCGCGGACCATTAGTTGTCTCCAAACCATCAGCCGCTTTTGGAACGGATAGTAAAATGTACGATTCCAGTTTTGGATGGCGTTTCATCAATCCTAAAATGCATCAACAATATGGAACGGATGCTATGGGAGAAACCGCAGAAAACCTAGTTGAAAAATATAACATTTCAAGAGAAGATCAAGATGCATTTGCCTACAACAGTCAAATGAAAGCTGTAGCAGCTCAACAATCCGGTCGTTTAGCCAAAGAAATTGTTGCTGTTGAAATTCCACAACGAAAAGGCGATCCAATCCTATTTTCAAAAGATGAGTTTGTAAAACCTAATTCAACGTTAGAGGGATTGTCAAAACTTCGTCCCGCTTTCAGAAAAGAAGGAAGCGTGACTGCCGGAAATGCATCAGGATTAAATGACGGAGCAGCCGCAACCATCATCGCATCCGAAGAAGCTGTAAAAAAATACAATCTAAAACCATTAGCTCGAATAGTCAGTTCAGCAGTGGTAGGAGTAGAGCCTAGAATCATGGGAATAGGTCCGGTTGAAGCCACAAACAAAGCATTAGAAAAGGCTGGTTTAACTTTAGCCGATATGGATATTATCGAACTAAATGAAGCCTTTGCCGCACAAGTATTAGCTTGCACCAGAGCTTGGGGAATTGCCGACAACGACCCTCGATTAAATCCAAATGGTGGTTCAATAGCTATAGGCCATCCGCTAGGCGTAACCGGAGCTAGAATTGCCTATTCCGCCGCTTTAGAATTGCAACTAACCGGAAAAAGATATGCCTTGATTACAATGTGCATTGGCGTCGGACAAGGCTACGCAGCTATTATAGAACGAGCTTAA
- a CDS encoding PaaI family thioesterase — MKPTEIINIMFQNDAFSQWLGIAVEEVSEGKCVLSMTIRKEMTNGFGIAHGGITYSLADSALAFAANSHGRQSVSIDTSINHIEALKEGDKIIAIATENALKNKFGFYTIEIKKEEKTVALFKGTVFRSEKEWE; from the coding sequence ATGAAACCAACCGAAATCATAAATATAATGTTTCAAAACGATGCCTTCAGTCAATGGCTTGGCATCGCCGTAGAAGAAGTTTCCGAAGGTAAATGTGTCTTATCAATGACCATCCGTAAGGAAATGACCAATGGTTTTGGCATCGCTCACGGCGGAATCACGTATTCATTGGCAGATAGTGCTTTAGCTTTTGCAGCCAATTCTCACGGTCGTCAATCGGTGAGCATCGACACGTCGATCAATCACATTGAAGCATTGAAAGAAGGTGATAAAATCATTGCCATCGCCACAGAAAATGCTCTAAAAAATAAATTTGGGTTTTATACCATCGAAATAAAAAAGGAAGAAAAAACAGTCGCACTTTTCAAAGGAACCGTATTCCGAAGTGAAAAAGAGTGGGAATAA